A region of Ammospiza nelsoni isolate bAmmNel1 chromosome 8, bAmmNel1.pri, whole genome shotgun sequence DNA encodes the following proteins:
- the NKX2-3 gene encoding homeobox protein Nkx-2.3 has protein sequence MMLPSPVTSTPFSVKDILNLEQQQDPHYGAQLPHHLEHHFQPAACLLAAADGARFSDGEEEEEEEKLSYLSPMAAPGSQADARISADNYVHAVLRSSCEAPGPGEELEPAVRDPKSCVLKKPLDSAEKAEETERPKQRSRRKPRVLFSQAQVFELERRFKQQRYLSAPEREHLASSLKLTSTQVKIWFQNRRYKCKRQRQDKSLELGGPAAPPPPRRVAVPVLVRDGKPCLGGSQGYSSAYNGPYSYNGFPAYGYGNAASYNPGYGCTYPAGTGGASMQAACSPAAAASPFVNVGGLGGFSGGGQPLHQPAAGPSCGQGALQGIRAW, from the exons ATGATGTTACCGAGCCCCGTCACCTCCACACCCTTCTCTGTCAAAGACATCCTCaacctggagcagcagcaggacccgCACTATGGGGCCCAGCTCCCGCACCACCTGGAGCACCACTTCCAACCCGCTGCCTGCCTGCTGGCGGCCGCCGACGGCGCCCGCTTCTCCGACGgcgaggaggaagaggaggaggaaaagctctCCTACTTGAGCCCCATGGCAGCGCCCGGCAGCCAGGCGGACGCGCGGATCTCCGCCGACAACTACGTTCACGCCGTGCTGCGCAGCTCCTGCGAGGCTCCCGGCCCGGGAGAAGAGCTGGAGCCGGCGGTCCGAGACCCAA AGAGCTGCGTCCTGAAGAAGCCGCTGGACTCAGCGGAGAAGGCGGAGGAGACGGAGAGGCCGAAGCAGCGGAGCCGGAGGAAGCCGCGCGTACTCTTCTCCCAGGCGCAGGTCTTCGAGCTGGAGCGCCGGTTCAAGCAGCAGCGTTACCTGTCGGCGCCCGAGCGGGAGCACCTGGCCAGCAGCCTCAAGCTCACCTCCACGCAGGTGAAGATCTGGTTCCAGAACCGGCGCTACAAGTGCAAGCGGCAGCGGCAGGACAAGTCGCTGGAGCtgggcggccccgcggccccgccgccgccgcgcagGGTGGCCGTGCCCGTGCTGGTCCGTGACGGCAAGCCGTGCCTCGGCGGGTCGCAGGGCTACAGCTCGGCGTACAACGGGCCCTACTCCTACAATGGCTTCCCCGCCTACGGCTACGGCAACGCAGCCTCCTACAACCCCGGCTACGGCTGCACCTACCCGGCGGGCACCGGCGGCGCGTCCATGCAAGCCGCCTGCAGCCCGGCGGCGGCCGCCAGCCCCTTCGTGAACGTGGGCGGCCTCGGCGGTTTCAGCGGCGGCGGTCAGCCGCTGCACCAGCCGGCGGCGGGGCCTTCCTGCGGCCAGGGCGCACTGCAGGGCATTCGGGCCTGGTAG
- the LOC132076354 gene encoding uncharacterized protein LOC132076354, translating to MGRGSLVRFFVVIKILLPRRAWIGDEGRPPEPGAYAGQRLCRCPRIYVFLHVPETDLLGRSPGQEPECRALRRSSCAAGPAAHRTAAITQLQTPRHINMTSRSLLAAPRGRRLPAVRTVDGGRAAAERRELLQAVEPGPDRGCSMLTQQQAGSLSHCFVPSVPRQCLHHPVHSVLAGMHGLEIHPETKPQWKINVFSKVTDRVMRGSLCS from the exons ATGGGCAGGGGGTCTTTGGTGAGATTTTTCGTTGTGATTAAAATCCTGCTGCCCCGCAGGGCTTGGATCGGCGACGAGGGGAGGCCACCGGAGCCGGGCGCGTACGCCGGGCAG CGGCTCTGTCGGTGCCCTCGTATCTACGTCTTTCTGCACGTCCCAGAGACGGATTTACTGGGGCGCAGCCCGGGACAGGAGCCCGAGTGCCGCGCTCTTCGCCGCAGCTCATGTGCTGCCGGTCCCGCGGCGCACCGGACCGCTGCCATCACGCAGCTTCAAACCCCTCGCCACATAAATATGACGAGTCGGTCTCTTCTCGCCGCTCCCCGTGGGAGACGCCTTCCTGCTGTCCGGACGGTGGACGGGGGAAGGGCGGCCGCA GAGAGGAGAGAGCTTCTGCAGGCAGTGGAGCCAGGTCCAGACAGAGGATGCAGCATGCTCACCCAGCAACAGGCTGGCTCCTTGTCTCACTGCTTTGTCCCATCTGtgcccaggcagtgcctgcACCATCCTGTTCACTCAG TTCTTGCGGGGATGCATGGCTTGGAAATACATCCCGAAACAAAGCCTCAgtggaaaataaatgtgttttctaaAG TTACTGACCGTGTGATGAGAGGGTCCCTGTGCAGCTGA